In one Arthrobacter jinronghuae genomic region, the following are encoded:
- a CDS encoding NUDIX hydrolase — MEAIQSPAAAPVQDTPVKVVAAGALCWREREGKLQVLMIHRPRYDDWSWPKGKLDVGETTPECAVREVREEVGLRISLGIPLPSTLYPVASGMKMVHYWASHVDSDKARPDGKEVDGTRWCTPEEAAEALTNPTDKLPLMELVAAWNEQRLRTWPLIVVRHAKAKPRSAWTRAEGERPLVATGLRQAMAVSRLLVAWRPKRVVSSPWVRCVQTVRPYVKAEGTKFKTVDALTEHSAKRKPGKARNAVEGLFDKAKPVAVCTHRPVLPLVFDVLAGHMPVDMAAGLPAKDPYLAPGESVICQVSSADEGRIVSLEKYRAFDD; from the coding sequence ATGGAAGCAATTCAGTCCCCCGCCGCCGCTCCAGTCCAGGACACCCCGGTCAAGGTAGTGGCGGCGGGCGCCCTGTGCTGGCGCGAGCGGGAGGGCAAACTGCAGGTCCTCATGATCCACCGCCCCCGGTATGACGACTGGTCCTGGCCCAAGGGCAAGCTCGATGTCGGCGAAACCACCCCGGAATGCGCCGTGCGGGAAGTCCGTGAGGAAGTGGGCCTGAGGATCAGCCTGGGCATTCCGCTGCCCTCCACGCTTTACCCGGTGGCTTCGGGCATGAAGATGGTGCATTACTGGGCCTCCCATGTGGACTCGGACAAAGCACGGCCGGACGGCAAGGAAGTGGACGGCACACGCTGGTGCACTCCGGAGGAAGCCGCCGAAGCACTTACCAACCCCACGGACAAACTGCCGCTGATGGAACTGGTGGCGGCCTGGAACGAGCAGCGGCTGAGGACCTGGCCGCTGATCGTTGTCCGGCATGCCAAGGCCAAGCCCCGGTCCGCGTGGACCCGGGCAGAGGGCGAACGTCCGTTGGTAGCCACGGGCCTGCGGCAGGCCATGGCGGTCTCGCGGCTGCTGGTGGCCTGGCGGCCGAAACGGGTGGTTTCCAGTCCCTGGGTGCGCTGCGTGCAGACCGTCCGCCCGTACGTGAAGGCGGAAGGCACCAAGTTCAAGACGGTTGACGCGCTTACCGAGCACAGTGCCAAGCGCAAGCCAGGCAAGGCCCGGAACGCCGTTGAGGGCTTGTTCGACAAGGCCAAACCCGTGGCGGTGTGCACGCATCGGCCGGTGCTGCCCCTGGTCTTCGACGTGCTGGCGGGACACATGCCCGTGGACATGGCCGCAGGCCTGCCGGCCAAGGACCCGTACCTGGCACCCGGCGAGTCCGTGATCTGCCAGGTGAGCAGCGCGGATGAGGGCCGGATCGTTTCGCTGGAAAAATACCGGGCCTTCGACGACTAG
- a CDS encoding thymidylate synthase — protein sequence MSIPTPYEDLLRDVMANGTQKSDRTGTGTRSVFGRQMRFDLSESFPLITTKRVHFKSVALELLWFLRGDSNVRWLQEQGVSIWDEWADEDGELGPVYGVQWRSWPTPDGGHIDQIAKLVEGIRKNPDSRRHIVTAWNPAEVENMALPPCHALFQFYVADGKLSCQLYQRSADTFLGVPFNIASYALLTLMVAQQTGLEPGEFVWSGGDVHIYDNHVDQVREQLSREPFPYPKLRIRRTPESIFDYTLEDFEVLDYRHHPGIKAPIAV from the coding sequence GTGAGCATTCCTACCCCGTATGAAGACCTGCTGCGCGACGTCATGGCCAACGGCACGCAGAAGTCGGACCGCACCGGCACCGGCACGCGCAGCGTGTTCGGCCGCCAGATGCGCTTTGACCTGAGCGAATCCTTTCCGCTGATCACCACCAAGCGGGTGCATTTCAAGTCCGTTGCCCTCGAGCTGCTCTGGTTCCTGCGCGGCGACTCCAACGTCCGCTGGCTGCAGGAACAGGGAGTGAGCATCTGGGACGAGTGGGCGGATGAGGACGGCGAACTCGGCCCGGTTTACGGCGTCCAGTGGCGCTCCTGGCCCACTCCCGACGGCGGGCACATCGACCAGATCGCGAAGCTGGTGGAAGGCATCCGGAAGAACCCGGATTCCCGCCGCCACATCGTCACGGCCTGGAACCCGGCGGAGGTCGAGAACATGGCCCTGCCGCCGTGCCATGCCCTGTTCCAGTTCTACGTGGCGGACGGAAAACTGTCCTGCCAGCTGTACCAGCGTTCGGCGGACACCTTCCTGGGGGTCCCGTTCAACATCGCCTCCTACGCCCTCCTCACCCTGATGGTGGCCCAGCAGACCGGGCTGGAGCCCGGCGAATTCGTCTGGAGCGGCGGCGACGTCCACATTTACGACAACCATGTGGACCAGGTCCGTGAACAGCTCAGCCGGGAGCCCTTCCCCTACCCGAAGCTGCGGATCCGCCGCACTCCGGAGAGCATCTTCGACTACACCCTTGAGGACTTCGAGGTCCTCGACTACCGGCACCACCCCGGTATCAAAGCGCCTATCGCCGTTTGA
- a CDS encoding dihydrofolate reductase, with the protein MTESLPVTTAAAPAGPTRYFPVGGGSHAGADLGQVLRERGTVPDGGPVIGMVWAQTVDGVIGRDGGMPWHLPEDMAHFKATTAGHPVIMGRRTWESFPAAYRPLPGRTNIIVSSSAALHAEAADSGAVVVGSLEDALAVARTSPGNEEIWIIGGAQLYEAAVPVANTAVVTVIDMETEGDTFAPALGQDWTFSAVSPAADWYTSSNGTRYRIALWTRDRETADRDAANQDAAAPLA; encoded by the coding sequence ATGACCGAGTCCCTTCCCGTAACAACTGCTGCCGCCCCGGCCGGCCCCACCCGCTACTTCCCGGTGGGCGGCGGCTCCCATGCGGGCGCGGACCTCGGTCAGGTCCTCCGGGAGCGCGGCACGGTACCCGACGGCGGCCCCGTCATCGGCATGGTGTGGGCGCAGACCGTAGACGGCGTCATCGGGCGCGACGGCGGCATGCCGTGGCACCTGCCCGAGGACATGGCGCACTTCAAGGCGACGACGGCGGGACACCCGGTCATCATGGGCCGCCGCACCTGGGAGTCCTTCCCGGCCGCCTACCGGCCGCTGCCCGGAAGGACGAACATCATTGTGTCCTCCAGTGCCGCGCTGCACGCCGAAGCCGCGGACTCCGGCGCCGTCGTCGTCGGCTCCCTCGAGGATGCCCTGGCCGTGGCCCGAACAAGTCCCGGCAACGAGGAAATCTGGATCATCGGGGGTGCACAGCTGTATGAAGCGGCCGTCCCGGTGGCCAATACCGCGGTGGTGACGGTCATCGACATGGAGACCGAAGGCGACACATTCGCCCCCGCGCTGGGCCAGGACTGGACCTTCAGCGCCGTCAGTCCTGCCGCCGATTGGTACACGTCTTCCAACGGCACCCGGTACCGGATTGCCCTCTGGACCCGGGACCGTGAGACAGCCGACCGTGACGCAGCCAACCAAGACGCAGCCGCACCGCTGGCCTAA
- the asd gene encoding aspartate-semialdehyde dehydrogenase: protein MTSSSIPAFPTAGFVGWRGMVGSVLMQRMQDEGDFDLVNPVFFSTSNAGGNAPSFAAGAGPLQDAYDVDALAKLPIIVTAQGGDYTAEIFPKLRAAGWDGIWIDAASTLRMDDDAIIVLDPVNRDVIDAGLARGVKNFVGGNCTVSCMLMGLGGLFRNGLVEWGTSMTYQAASGGGARHMRELLNQFGALNAAVAPNLADPASAILEIDRAVLAQQKNPSMDSSQFGVPLAGSVIPWIDADLGNGMSKEEWKGGAETNKILGRGADGRIPFDGLCVRIGAMRSHSQALTLKLTEDLSVAEIEKIIDADNEWSKVVPNTKEATMAELTPVAVTGTLDIPVGRIRKLEMGPEYISAFTIGDQLLWGAAEPLRRMLRIATGNL, encoded by the coding sequence ATGACTTCTTCCTCCATTCCCGCTTTCCCTACTGCAGGTTTCGTCGGCTGGCGCGGCATGGTCGGTTCCGTCCTGATGCAGCGCATGCAGGACGAGGGCGACTTCGACCTGGTCAACCCGGTGTTCTTCTCGACCTCCAACGCCGGCGGCAACGCGCCGTCCTTCGCGGCCGGAGCCGGACCGCTGCAGGATGCGTACGACGTCGACGCGTTGGCCAAGCTGCCGATCATCGTCACCGCCCAGGGCGGAGACTATACGGCGGAAATCTTCCCGAAGCTGCGTGCCGCCGGCTGGGACGGCATCTGGATTGACGCCGCTTCCACGCTGCGCATGGACGATGACGCGATCATCGTGCTGGATCCGGTCAACCGGGACGTTATTGACGCCGGTCTGGCCCGGGGCGTGAAGAACTTCGTGGGCGGCAACTGCACCGTGTCCTGCATGCTGATGGGCCTCGGCGGGCTGTTCCGCAACGGCCTCGTCGAGTGGGGCACGTCCATGACCTACCAGGCAGCCTCCGGCGGCGGTGCCCGGCACATGCGCGAACTGCTCAACCAGTTCGGGGCGCTGAACGCTGCGGTGGCGCCGAACCTCGCCGATCCCGCGTCGGCCATCCTGGAGATTGACCGTGCCGTCCTGGCCCAGCAGAAGAACCCGTCCATGGACTCCTCCCAGTTCGGTGTGCCGCTGGCCGGCTCAGTGATTCCCTGGATCGATGCGGACCTGGGCAACGGCATGTCCAAGGAAGAGTGGAAGGGCGGCGCGGAGACCAACAAGATCCTCGGCCGCGGGGCCGACGGGCGGATTCCGTTTGACGGGCTGTGCGTTCGGATCGGTGCCATGCGTTCCCACTCCCAGGCCCTGACGCTGAAGCTGACCGAGGACCTCTCCGTGGCCGAGATCGAGAAGATCATCGATGCCGACAATGAATGGTCCAAGGTGGTGCCCAACACCAAGGAAGCCACCATGGCCGAACTGACTCCGGTGGCGGTCACCGGCACGCTGGACATCCCGGTGGGCCGCATCCGCAAGCTGGAAATGGGTCCGGAGTACATCAGCGCCTTCACCATCGGGGACCAGTTGCTCTGGGGCGCCGCCGAGCCGCTGCGCCGGATGCTGCGCATCGCCACCGGCAACCTCTGA
- a CDS encoding UDP-N-acetylmuramate dehydrogenase, which translates to MTRMPLASLTTARVGGPARRYLEAETEDELIIAVRAADEAGEPLLIIGGGSNLLISDEGFDGAVIHIASRGLDIREAGDGTAVLRAEAGHPWDELVAYTLSEGYSGLEALSGIPGLAGATPVQNVGAYGADVSQSITSVRAWDRSERTVVEFANADLGFGYRDSVLKRSTKNGSPRYVVLTVEFALSKGSTSAPVRYAELARALGVDIGEQADAADVRREVLRLRAGKGMVLDASDPDTYSTGSFFTNPIVDEATAAALPADAPRYPVAEPGRVKLSAAWLISHAGFRKGFGLAPEDGTGGRASLSTKHTLAVTNRGDATAEDLLVVARTVAAGVEKAFGIRLHPEPLLVNCTL; encoded by the coding sequence TTGACCCGGATGCCGCTGGCATCCCTGACCACCGCACGCGTGGGCGGCCCCGCCCGCCGCTACCTTGAAGCAGAAACCGAAGACGAACTGATCATTGCCGTCCGTGCCGCGGATGAGGCGGGGGAGCCGCTGCTGATCATCGGCGGCGGTTCCAACCTCTTGATCTCGGACGAAGGTTTCGACGGCGCCGTCATACACATTGCCAGCCGCGGGTTGGACATCCGGGAGGCCGGGGACGGAACCGCCGTCCTGCGCGCCGAGGCCGGGCACCCGTGGGACGAACTGGTGGCGTACACCCTGTCGGAGGGCTACTCCGGCCTGGAAGCGCTGTCCGGTATCCCGGGGCTGGCCGGTGCGACGCCGGTGCAGAACGTGGGTGCCTACGGCGCCGATGTCTCGCAGTCCATCACTTCGGTGCGCGCCTGGGACCGCTCCGAGCGCACGGTGGTGGAATTCGCGAACGCGGATCTCGGGTTCGGCTACCGGGATTCGGTGCTCAAGCGCAGCACGAAGAACGGTTCTCCCCGCTACGTGGTGCTGACCGTGGAGTTTGCCTTGTCCAAGGGCTCCACCAGCGCCCCGGTCCGCTACGCCGAGCTCGCCCGGGCTCTGGGAGTGGACATCGGCGAGCAGGCCGACGCCGCGGACGTGCGCCGCGAGGTCCTTCGGCTGCGGGCGGGTAAGGGCATGGTCCTGGACGCCTCGGACCCGGACACCTACAGCACCGGTTCCTTCTTCACCAACCCCATCGTTGATGAGGCAACCGCGGCAGCGCTGCCGGCAGACGCTCCCCGCTATCCGGTGGCGGAGCCCGGAAGGGTGAAGCTGAGCGCCGCGTGGCTGATCAGCCACGCCGGTTTCCGCAAGGGCTTCGGGCTGGCACCAGAGGATGGCACGGGCGGGCGGGCCTCACTGTCCACCAAGCACACCCTGGCCGTCACCAACCGCGGCGACGCCACTGCCGAGGACCTGCTGGTGGTAGCCCGCACGGTCGCTGCCGGCGTGGAGAAGGCTTTCGGCATCCGGCTCCACCCCGAGCCCCTGCTGGTCAACTGCACGTTGTAG
- a CDS encoding MaoC family dehydratase has translation MSIALSELSKGTEIGSAALEISRADLVRYAGASGDFNPIHWNERFAREVELPGVIAHGMFTMGTAVQLVSDWIGDPGAVIDYQTRFTRPVLVEDIDGAPGAVVEVAGVIGAIDADNSTARVDLTVTFNGQKVLVKAQAVVRVW, from the coding sequence ATGTCCATTGCACTAAGTGAACTGTCCAAGGGCACCGAGATCGGTTCCGCCGCGCTGGAAATTTCCCGTGCCGACCTCGTCCGCTACGCCGGTGCCTCCGGCGATTTCAACCCCATCCACTGGAACGAACGCTTCGCCCGCGAGGTGGAGCTGCCCGGCGTTATTGCGCACGGCATGTTCACCATGGGCACCGCTGTCCAGCTGGTGAGTGACTGGATCGGCGATCCGGGAGCGGTGATTGACTACCAGACGCGTTTCACCCGGCCCGTCCTGGTGGAAGATATCGACGGCGCTCCAGGAGCGGTCGTGGAGGTCGCCGGTGTTATCGGCGCCATCGACGCGGACAACTCGACGGCACGCGTGGATCTCACCGTGACCTTCAACGGGCAGAAGGTGCTGGTCAAGGCACAGGCAGTGGTGCGGGTCTGGTGA
- a CDS encoding FAS1-like dehydratase domain-containing protein, producing MSINPQLQGRTYPAGAAYSVGREKIREFAAAVKATNPAHFDVASAQELGYADLVAPPTFAIIVAQRADALLVADPDAGIDFSRVVHADQRFTHHRPIVAGDELVAELHVDSVRAMGDGALITTRAEISTTEGEQVATTLSSILVRGEGQ from the coding sequence ATGAGCATCAACCCCCAACTCCAGGGACGCACCTACCCGGCAGGGGCTGCGTACTCCGTGGGCCGTGAAAAGATCCGCGAATTCGCTGCAGCCGTCAAGGCCACCAATCCGGCCCACTTCGACGTCGCCAGCGCCCAGGAACTGGGCTATGCAGACCTCGTTGCCCCGCCTACCTTCGCCATCATCGTTGCCCAGCGTGCCGACGCGCTGCTGGTTGCTGATCCCGATGCCGGCATCGACTTTTCCCGGGTGGTCCATGCCGACCAGCGCTTCACCCATCACCGTCCCATCGTGGCCGGAGACGAACTCGTGGCCGAGCTGCACGTGGACTCGGTGCGGGCAATGGGCGACGGCGCCCTGATCACCACCCGCGCGGAAATTTCCACGACCGAGGGCGAGCAGGTAGCCACCACCCTTTCATCCATCCTCGTCCGCGGAGAGGGGCAGTAA
- a CDS encoding DUF2797 domain-containing protein, whose amino-acid sequence MPAAGGTAASADAGRFLCSGTSWDIAGPNLSLHLPSGRAEKQPLVPGTELRFRVLADNNGNEKFCLGSWQVNDDGVQSHTPCPGQAPAERGYQCSSCFIRDEVRGIHNSHRADSIPDALRRYLDQPHWLYVATFADGSTKVGTAADGRKQLRLIEQGAVHARYVARAGDGLVVRILEDAVTAVVGLQQAVRAGTKTAALARPLAATELDARNAEAAESVRSMLADLAIAGFRTADEVWEPPAQFRTVLETPCELYPCDPGSGEHGMVIQAVLGATALVQVDGEETLFAADLSRLKGRRLQYGPFRTAVPALQAALF is encoded by the coding sequence ATGCCTGCAGCCGGAGGCACCGCAGCATCCGCCGACGCCGGCAGGTTCCTGTGCTCGGGGACCTCCTGGGACATTGCCGGCCCGAACCTGTCACTGCACCTTCCCAGTGGGCGGGCCGAAAAGCAGCCGCTCGTTCCGGGCACCGAACTCCGGTTCCGTGTCCTGGCGGACAACAACGGGAACGAGAAGTTCTGCCTTGGCTCCTGGCAGGTGAACGACGACGGCGTCCAGTCCCACACTCCCTGTCCAGGCCAGGCTCCTGCCGAGCGCGGTTATCAGTGCAGCAGTTGCTTCATCCGGGACGAGGTGCGGGGCATCCACAACAGCCACCGTGCGGACAGCATCCCGGATGCGCTCCGGCGCTACCTGGACCAGCCGCACTGGCTGTACGTGGCCACGTTCGCCGACGGTTCCACCAAGGTCGGCACGGCCGCGGACGGGCGCAAGCAGCTCCGCCTGATCGAACAGGGGGCCGTCCACGCCAGGTATGTTGCCCGTGCCGGCGACGGGCTGGTGGTGCGGATACTCGAAGACGCCGTGACGGCCGTGGTCGGCCTGCAGCAGGCTGTCCGGGCAGGAACCAAAACAGCGGCGCTGGCCCGGCCCCTGGCCGCCACGGAACTGGACGCCCGCAATGCCGAGGCCGCGGAGTCGGTGCGTTCCATGCTGGCGGACCTGGCGATCGCCGGTTTCCGGACGGCCGACGAAGTCTGGGAACCTCCCGCCCAGTTCCGTACGGTGCTGGAGACGCCGTGCGAACTGTATCCGTGCGACCCCGGTTCGGGTGAGCACGGCATGGTCATCCAGGCGGTCTTGGGCGCAACGGCCCTGGTCCAGGTGGACGGCGAAGAAACCCTGTTCGCAGCGGACCTGTCCCGCCTGAAGGGACGCCGGCTGCAGTACGGTCCTTTCCGCACGGCCGTGCCTGCACTCCAGGCCGCACTGTTCTAG
- a CDS encoding type 1 glutamine amidotransferase domain-containing protein, translating to MAEHDISGKKVAFLLTDGVEQIELTSPWEAVKNAGGEPVLVSPKKGTIQGFDGMDKGETFTVDLDVADADASDFDALVLPGGVVNADFLRVDKNAQQFARAFFEAHKPVASICHGPWLLIEAGVVKGRDLTSYHTLATDLKNAGANWTDEEVVVDQGFVTSRNPGDLPAFNDKLVEEIAEGEHAGQHA from the coding sequence ATGGCAGAGCACGATATTTCCGGCAAGAAGGTAGCTTTCCTCCTCACCGACGGCGTGGAGCAGATTGAGCTGACCAGCCCCTGGGAAGCCGTCAAGAACGCCGGCGGCGAGCCGGTCCTCGTGTCCCCGAAGAAGGGCACCATTCAGGGCTTCGACGGCATGGACAAGGGTGAGACCTTCACCGTCGACCTCGACGTAGCCGACGCCGACGCAAGCGACTTCGACGCGCTGGTCCTGCCCGGCGGCGTCGTCAACGCAGACTTCCTCCGCGTGGACAAGAACGCCCAGCAGTTTGCCCGTGCCTTCTTCGAGGCGCACAAGCCCGTGGCATCCATCTGCCACGGCCCCTGGCTGCTGATCGAGGCCGGCGTCGTCAAGGGCCGCGACCTGACGTCCTACCACACGCTGGCAACGGACCTGAAGAACGCCGGCGCGAACTGGACCGACGAGGAAGTGGTGGTGGACCAGGGGTTCGTGACCAGCCGCAACCCGGGCGATCTGCCGGCTTTCAACGACAAGCTCGTTGAGGAAATCGCCGAAGGCGAACACGCAGGCCAGCACGCCTGA
- a CDS encoding protein kinase domain-containing protein encodes MSIVPNHVSEGLFLGGRYRLLNKIGAGAMGTVHRAKDEFLDRDVAVKIIRPSATSEMDLRRSDAEAKILARLNHHSLVTLLDAGSDTSDPASPLIYLVMELVEGLDLRERLKQGTLPRRQTALLGYDLAIGLEYIHDNGVVHRDVKPANIMLFDYSSADARIRAKLTDFGVAFVASDPQSQHGTFSGTAAFMSPEQARGENAGVSSDVYSLGLVLLQCLTGKPAFPGPALESALARLLRDPEIPAELGSDWVPLLRAMTAQDAAERPSAHDVSQVLYDMIVAARGRHRVDPEILPADEARRMDAVRRYDLLDTPPDGAFDRVTALASRLFDVPVAIVSVVDTDRIWFKSHHGTEAVEIGRDPGLCASAILQDGVYVVDDARHDPRTLANPLVAGDFGLQFYAGVPLQTSDGFNLGTFCILDTKPRTFSPEDEATLSDLAAIVMNDLEMRLESRRAGGSVQ; translated from the coding sequence GTGAGCATAGTGCCGAACCACGTTTCGGAGGGCCTCTTCCTGGGTGGAAGATACCGACTCCTGAATAAGATCGGGGCAGGTGCCATGGGCACCGTCCACCGGGCCAAGGATGAGTTCCTGGACCGGGACGTAGCGGTGAAAATCATCCGCCCGTCGGCCACCAGTGAGATGGACCTCCGGCGCAGCGACGCCGAGGCCAAGATCCTGGCGCGCCTGAACCACCACAGCCTAGTCACCCTGCTGGATGCAGGATCGGACACGTCCGACCCGGCGTCGCCGCTGATCTACCTCGTTATGGAACTTGTCGAGGGCCTCGATCTGCGCGAACGGCTGAAGCAGGGCACTCTGCCCCGCCGCCAGACCGCACTGCTCGGCTACGACCTCGCCATCGGCCTGGAGTACATCCACGACAACGGCGTAGTGCACCGGGACGTGAAGCCCGCAAACATCATGCTGTTCGACTACAGCAGCGCGGATGCCCGGATCCGGGCCAAACTCACTGACTTCGGCGTTGCCTTCGTGGCCAGCGACCCGCAGTCCCAGCACGGCACCTTCTCAGGCACCGCGGCGTTCATGAGTCCCGAGCAGGCACGCGGGGAAAATGCCGGGGTGTCGAGCGATGTGTATTCCCTCGGCCTGGTGCTGCTGCAGTGCCTCACTGGAAAGCCGGCCTTCCCCGGTCCCGCCCTGGAGAGTGCCCTCGCACGCCTCCTGAGGGACCCTGAGATCCCGGCGGAGCTGGGATCCGACTGGGTGCCGCTGCTGCGCGCCATGACCGCTCAGGACGCTGCGGAGCGCCCCAGCGCCCACGACGTCTCCCAGGTTCTCTACGACATGATCGTCGCCGCACGCGGCCGGCACCGGGTCGACCCGGAAATCCTGCCCGCGGACGAAGCCCGGCGGATGGACGCGGTGCGCCGCTATGACCTCCTGGATACTCCCCCGGACGGTGCCTTCGACCGTGTCACGGCCCTCGCGTCCCGTCTCTTTGACGTCCCCGTGGCAATCGTCAGCGTGGTGGACACCGACCGGATCTGGTTCAAGTCCCATCACGGCACCGAAGCCGTCGAGATCGGCCGTGACCCCGGCCTGTGCGCCTCCGCCATCCTGCAGGACGGCGTGTACGTGGTCGACGACGCCCGGCATGACCCGAGGACGCTGGCCAACCCGTTGGTGGCCGGAGACTTCGGCCTGCAGTTCTACGCCGGCGTTCCGCTCCAGACCAGCGACGGGTTCAATCTGGGCACGTTCTGCATCCTGGACACGAAGCCCCGGACTTTCTCCCCCGAAGACGAGGCAACACTCTCGGACCTGGCTGCGATTGTCATGAATGACCTGGAAATGCGCCTCGAGAGCCGCCGCGCAGGCGGGTCCGTGCAATAG
- a CDS encoding DEAD/DEAH box helicase, producing the protein MPAPRLNEDHLLSEATLENTNVENAAPETEENTVLFSDFGLDERVLAALKDVGYVTPSPIQAATIPLLLEGRDVVGLAQTGTGKTAAFAVPALSLLAGRPATKDTQVLVLAPTRELALQSAEAFTSYAVHMDGITVLPVYGGSAYGPQLNGLRRGAQVVVGTPGRVIDHIAKGSLDLSNLEYLVLDEADEMLRMGFAEDVEQILSSTPASKQVALFSATMPPAIRKIAKKYLNNAAEITVKSKTTTGANTRQRYVQVMGPHKLDAMTRILETEEFDGVIAFVRTKAATEDLADKLKDRGYNAAAINGDIPQQQRERTVEALRDGKIDILVATDVAARGLDVERISHVVNYDIPHDTESYVHRIGRTGRAGRTGDAILFMTPREKYLLRAIEKATRQPVEHMQLPSVDVVNEKRLAKFSEKITETLGSEDIAVFRDLVTKYLAEHEVPAEDVAAALAVMAQGGRDLLLREIPQAPARQRERSEGRNDGVGSRGPTRPLTEGNATYRIAVGRRQRVLPGSIVGAIANEGGLSSAQIGGIDIRADHTLVELPADLSKDQLRALSRTRIGGELIHLELDKGRKPAREREGGGSFNDRADRGGFKKDFKKRDGERSFGDRGSDRPFKKREGGFRDSAAAGARKPRFRD; encoded by the coding sequence TTGCCTGCTCCCCGATTGAATGAGGATCACCTCTTGTCTGAAGCCACGCTGGAAAACACCAACGTCGAAAACGCCGCTCCCGAAACCGAAGAGAACACTGTGCTGTTCAGCGACTTCGGATTGGACGAGCGCGTCCTGGCAGCCCTGAAGGATGTCGGCTACGTAACGCCGTCTCCCATCCAGGCAGCTACCATTCCCCTGCTGCTCGAAGGCCGCGACGTCGTCGGCCTGGCCCAGACGGGTACCGGCAAGACCGCGGCATTCGCCGTTCCTGCCCTGTCCCTGCTCGCCGGCCGCCCGGCCACCAAGGACACCCAGGTGCTGGTGCTTGCACCCACCCGTGAACTGGCCCTGCAGTCTGCAGAAGCCTTCACCTCCTACGCAGTCCACATGGATGGCATCACCGTGCTTCCCGTGTACGGCGGTTCCGCCTACGGCCCCCAGCTCAACGGCCTCCGCCGCGGCGCCCAGGTTGTTGTGGGCACCCCCGGCCGTGTGATTGACCACATCGCCAAGGGTTCCCTGGACCTGTCCAACCTCGAGTACCTGGTGCTCGATGAGGCTGACGAAATGCTGCGCATGGGCTTCGCCGAAGACGTGGAGCAGATCCTTTCCTCCACTCCGGCGAGCAAGCAGGTTGCCCTGTTCTCCGCCACCATGCCGCCGGCCATCCGCAAGATTGCCAAGAAGTACCTGAACAACGCTGCGGAAATCACGGTCAAGTCCAAGACCACCACCGGTGCGAACACCCGCCAGCGCTACGTGCAGGTCATGGGCCCGCACAAGCTGGATGCAATGACCCGCATCCTGGAAACCGAAGAGTTCGACGGCGTTATCGCGTTCGTCCGGACCAAGGCGGCCACCGAAGACCTGGCTGACAAGCTCAAGGACCGCGGCTACAACGCCGCCGCCATCAATGGCGACATCCCGCAGCAGCAACGTGAGCGCACGGTCGAGGCCCTCCGCGACGGCAAGATCGACATCCTGGTTGCCACGGATGTTGCCGCCCGCGGCCTCGACGTCGAGCGCATCAGCCACGTCGTCAACTACGACATCCCGCATGACACTGAGTCCTACGTCCACCGCATCGGCCGCACCGGCCGTGCAGGACGCACCGGCGACGCCATCCTGTTCATGACCCCGCGTGAGAAGTACCTGCTGCGGGCCATTGAAAAGGCCACGCGCCAGCCGGTTGAGCACATGCAGCTGCCGAGCGTCGACGTCGTCAACGAGAAGCGCCTGGCCAAGTTCTCCGAGAAGATCACGGAAACCCTCGGTTCCGAGGACATCGCGGTGTTCCGGGACCTGGTGACCAAGTACCTGGCCGAGCACGAAGTTCCCGCCGAAGACGTTGCAGCAGCCCTGGCCGTCATGGCCCAGGGTGGCCGCGACCTGCTGCTGCGGGAAATCCCGCAGGCTCCTGCCCGCCAGCGCGAGCGTTCCGAAGGCCGCAACGACGGCGTCGGCTCCCGCGGCCCGACGCGTCCGCTGACCGAAGGCAATGCAACGTACCGCATCGCCGTCGGCCGCCGCCAGCGCGTGCTGCCCGGCTCGATTGTCGGCGCCATTGCCAACGAGGGCGGCCTGTCCTCCGCGCAGATCGGCGGCATCGACATCCGTGCAGACCACACCCTGGTGGAACTGCCTGCAGACCTGTCCAAGGACCAGCTGCGCGCCCTGTCCCGCACCCGGATCGGCGGCGAGCTGATCCACCTCGAGCTGGACAAGGGCCGCAAGCCGGCCCGCGAGCGTGAAGGCGGCGGCAGCTTCAACGACCGTGCCGACCGCGGCGGCTTCAAGAAGGATTTCAAGAAGCGCGACGGCGAGCGTTCCTTCGGCGACCGCGGCAGCGACCGCCCGTTCAAGAAGCGTGAAGGCGGCTTCCGCGACAGCGCCGCTGCCGGTGCCCGCAAGCCCCGCTTCCGCGACTAG